In Lolium rigidum isolate FL_2022 chromosome 3, APGP_CSIRO_Lrig_0.1, whole genome shotgun sequence, the genomic window actcccctacggtaaaggtgtcaaaaaaaatatttaaattttgacaaatatcAGACAAcctcgtgggacggagggagtatttttttttaTGTGGGAAGTTGCTTAGCTTCTTAAAGGAGAGGGAATGCAGCAAATTTATTATCTTGTGAACGTGAATGCACCAAATTTGGTGTGCTTCTTTATAAAGCTAGATCAGATTGAATATAACTACAGGGCAAAACCGATTTGCATAGTCCTCCAATTTAACTTTTTCCAAATAATGTACAGCACTATGTTATCTTGCATAGAATTAGTCCTACTATATGAGCCCGCGACACATACCTAGATGGACCATGAGCCTGTTTATACATTTGCCCATGCCATTGGTTGTTGCTAATTGATGTCTCGTCACAATTAACTGTACTTGCTTATTGAGATCACTACAGTTTGTTCCCTAATCAATGTCACGCCATACACGTCTGAATCCAATCCATGGGTTTGTTTAAGGGAAGCGCTGCCGTGTGTCTGTCGATACGCGCAACTACTAGTTGCATTTCAgctagtattactttgcttaaTATATGGACAGCGCGGATTGTGATGTGTAGGCAGTAGGCACATCCATATCCTCCTACGTACAAATGCAGAAGAAGCACTCAATCGACTCACCGCATTTCTCGTCAGAAGGCATGTCGAATGCAGGGAACTATGGATAGTATATGATATGTACTACatgttttttttgaaacgaggataTGTACTACATGTACCGACCGTCTAAACTACTCCATGCAGTAATCAAATCGCAGCCGCCATGGCTGTTGAAAAAGGGTTCAATTAAATCCTTCAAAACAATTGTTCATTttttaagtactccctccgtaccATAATTCTTGTAGTGGATTTAGCTTAAATTTAAACTACAATCACAATATAATTATGGAACCGAGGGATTAAGCCCTACACTTGCATGTGTGGATCTGATTTGCAAAGCAAATTGTAATTAAACGACCGATGCCGCCGATTTCTTTCGAAACCATTTTTGTAAACAACGTAGCAGTAGCAATTAAAAACATGTCAAAATCAAACTGCATGCGGCGACAATGTCCTTTTAGGACGCATCGAGGAATAGAGAAACAAACGTGTCATCGGCTTATCACTTGTATACCTCGCTTCTGTTTCATCCTTTCGTCTTTCCAACGGCTTCCATCTTCTTACGGTGTGTCTAGGTTCAGTGAACCAGTCCGAGTTTCAACGCACTCAGGTAAAGTACACATCGGTTAGCTAAAATTAGACCGCACAGTGTTCTAACCCTTTTCTGCATGCGAGCCCAATTCCGATCGCACGGCTAACCCAAAACGGAAACTGTCCAGATTCATGCCTACTGTAACTCCTTCCTTCTGTTCCTGGGGAGGGTTTCTAACGGGATGTTCAAAATTTCCATGGCTAAGCTGCATGTAATTAACTGCGCTGTTCTATTGATGCAAGCAAGCGACAGATTAATATATTTCGAACTTTTTTGCAGGTTGCGCCACGTTATAAACCCCTCCACACCCCGTCCCCTCAAGTAGTCTCCCACGCCTGATTCACACATCCTCTCCTACACGAGCTAGACCCAAAGGAAGAAAGCTCGACGACGATATAGAGGAGACGGGAACATAGAAACTTTCTCTTGAATTCTTGAGATTTGTTACATTTGAGGTCAAGATATATAGCAAGCGTTGGAGAACGCATAGTTTGTTGGATTCTTCAGGTGTGCACGTACTAAGAGATGCAGGGGGCTACGATGGCTAGGAGATCGTTCTCTAGGCTCGCCGCGGCGGTCAGGGCGCCGGTGGACGTGCCGAGAATGCCGGCCTTCGACCACGTGCCGCTGCCCTACGACGGCCCGACCGCCGTAGAGATCGCACGCAAGCGCGCCGAGTTCCTCAGCCCGTCCCTGTTTCATTTCTACTCCAACCCCGTCAGTGTTATTCTTTCTCGATCTCTCAGTCGGAAGAACCATTATCTGAAAAAAAAGGTAAATCAGTTGGAGCTCTGCTGAAACGATTAATTGGTTTCCTTGCAGCTGAACATTGTGGAGGGGAAGAAGCAGTACCTGTACGACGAGCACGGGCGGCGCTTCCTGGACGCGTTCGCCGGCATCGCCACGGTGTGCTGCGGCCACAGCCACCCGGACATCATCGACGCGATCACCGCGCAGGCCAGGCGACTGCAGCACTCCACCGTGCTCTACCTCAACCACGCGATCGCCGACTTCGCCGAGGCGCTCGCCGCCAAGATGCCCGGCGATCTCAAGGCACGCACATACCAGATTATATAAACAGATGCACGAAACACTTACTCGTTAATTGCCTGACGGAGTGTAGTACAAAATCATATAGGTTGTCTTCTTCACCAACTCCGGCACGGAGGCGAACGAGCTCGCGATGATGATGGCCCGTCTGTACACCGGCTCCCACGACATCATATCTCTCCGGAACTCCTACCACGGCAACGCCTCCGGCACCATGGGCGCCACCGCGCAGAAGAACTGGAAGTTCAATGTTGTTCAGGTATGATCACAAGAATCGCTCGCCGGAAGCACTGGTAGTGATACAAGTTCATCACCGGAACTCTGAACCTTTTCTTTGATCGTTTGATATGTGCGTTACTGAAGAGTGGCGTGCACCATGCCGTGAACCCGGACCCCTACAGAGGCGCCTTCGGCTCCgacgccgacaagtacgcgcgaGACGTGAAGgagatcatcgagttcggcaccaCTGGCCACGTTGCTGGCTTCATATCCGAAGCTATCCAGGTACGACGTTACTTCTTCACGGATCCATCGCTGTCATTACCAAAGCAGAGCTTTTCTCTCAGAACTCATGATAGTAGTGCACACAAGTGGAGATGACGCGAGCAGACTTGAAGCTTTCTTTCTTTTTCGCCGGTCCTACTTGCAGGGTGTTGGTGGGATCGTCGAGGTGGCGCCAGGCTACCTGCCACTCGCCTACGACACGGTGAGGAAGGCCGGTGGCCTCTGCATCGCCGACGAGGTCCAGGCAGGCTTCGCGCGCGTCGGCAGCCACTTCTGGGGGTTCGAGACCCACGGCGTGATCCCTGACATCGTGACCATGGCAAAGGTGCACAGAACAACGAGACACACACACAAAGCACACATGTCTTTGTCACTTCTCTTCCTTTTCTGATCACTCGTCTGCAATTGGGACGCAGGGAATCGGCAACGGCATCCCTCTGGGCGCCGTGGTGACGACGCCGGAGATCGCGCAGGTCCTCACCCGGCGATGCTACTTCAACACTTTCGGCGGAAACCCGCTCTGCACGGCCGGCGGGCTCGCCGTCCTCAAGGTGCTTGAGAAGGAGAGGCTCCAGGAGAACGCCTTCATCGTCGGCTCCTACCTCAAAGACCGCCTCCGCGGTCTCCAGGAGAAGCACGACAGTATGTGCATGCATCTGATCTTCACCACCTGGCTCTCAGAAGATTTAACTTTCGAAAGATTCCAACAGACTTCATTTTTTTGCTCTTGCAGTCATAGGTGATGTGAGGGGAACAGGCTTCatgcttggcgtcgagcttgtgaCCGATCGACAGCTCAAGACTCCGGCGAAAGACGAGATTTGCCATGCCATGGAGCACATGAAAGGTACTAGCAAGAACTCTTTTGCTTCCACCTGTTGCAAAAGGTTGCTGTTCTTATTTCTGACCATGTTTTCCGGTGAGCAGATATGGGCGTTCTGGTCGGGAAAGGGGGATTTTATGGGAACGTTTTCAGGATCACTCCCCCTCTGTGCTTCACCAAGGAAGATGCTGGTACGATGTTTCACCCACTTTGATTTCTATGATGCAAACTCTTTGGACACGTGTTGCACAtgaaatttatttatttattgtttggTGATGACGAATGCAGATTTCTTCGTTGATGTGATGGACATTGCGCTGTCGAAACTCTAAGCTGCTGAACCAGCATTTGCTATGGGGGTGGTATTGTACATAGGTATAGATATCCTTGCCCATGTGTGAACAACTGAACTTCACCTGAATTCGACTGAAGCAATCGCAATTTACTTCAGATTACCCTTTGAAAACCTTATTGTGTAATGCTACAAT contains:
- the LOC124698310 gene encoding alanine--glyoxylate aminotransferase 2 homolog 3, mitochondrial-like, with the protein product MPAFDHVPLPYDGPTAVEIARKRAEFLSPSLFHFYSNPLNIVEGKKQYLYDEHGRRFLDAFAGIATVCCGHSHPDIIDAITAQARRLQHSTVLYLNHAIADFAEALAAKMPGDLKVVFFTNSGTEANELAMMMARLYTGSHDIISLRNSYHGNASGTMGATAQKNWKFNVVQSGVHHAVNPDPYRGAFGSDADKYARDVKEIIEFGTTGHVAGFISEAIQGVGGIVEVAPGYLPLAYDTVRKAGGLCIADEVQAGFARVGSHFWGFETHGVIPDIVTMAKGIGNGIPLGAVVTTPEIAQVLTRRCYFNTFGGNPLCTAGGLAVLKVLEKERLQENAFIVGSYLKDRLRGLQEKHDIIGDVRGTGFMLGVELVTDRQLKTPAKDEICHAMEHMKDMGVLVGKGGFYGNVFRITPPLCFTKEDADFFVDVMDIALSKL